Proteins co-encoded in one Vibrio sp. SNU_ST1 genomic window:
- a CDS encoding type VI secretion system ImpA family N-terminal domain-containing protein, with protein MLSSDFTRRPIDEEKPYGTNPNGLDEFTEIKRQINNINKVTGRVSWKKVQTLSKEILSKNSKDFRCSCYFTVAATHNEGLKGLVEGLNSILDLCVIYWFTAYPEVTKSNARIGAIDWMVEHTDKRIKSIKTSSDDILLIETCHRLCLRIEEELRLHYGIKAPSLGGIRRTLKQWVDEHKESEAKLFEAENTKKLRVSEEHKKAIPVAQPSTIKINVSNNKPKNAVEVAGKATSNYLVIYLLVGSLILALSSHFIYKQYQRKELARQIVTSDIPQLNEIVHSLKYEYASISDDVRPSVVNQLDELMKDWGSDPIKVYEIDTLNQLTIDLTKLYPDSSSVLRLRNEFTNEQQKLNADYIKLHRRFSNARTVFANAIRGSESQKTAQAYEYSNSLFPLIGRIEYAEKEKQQKELQKSLQILNVYLHKIKNLESELKAIKP; from the coding sequence ATGCTCTCGTCAGATTTTACAAGACGCCCCATTGATGAAGAAAAACCCTACGGAACCAATCCTAACGGGTTAGATGAATTCACAGAGATAAAGCGCCAAATTAATAACATAAACAAGGTCACAGGCAGAGTTTCTTGGAAAAAAGTCCAGACTTTGTCGAAAGAAATACTGTCCAAAAACAGTAAAGATTTCCGTTGTAGCTGTTATTTTACTGTTGCCGCTACGCACAACGAAGGCCTGAAAGGTTTAGTTGAAGGGCTTAACTCTATCTTAGATTTGTGTGTCATTTATTGGTTCACCGCATATCCAGAGGTGACAAAATCAAACGCAAGGATCGGAGCGATTGATTGGATGGTCGAACACACAGATAAACGAATTAAGTCCATAAAAACAAGTTCCGACGACATTCTATTGATCGAAACATGCCACCGTTTATGTTTGAGAATAGAAGAAGAGCTCAGACTACATTACGGTATAAAAGCGCCTTCACTAGGGGGAATTCGTCGAACCTTAAAGCAATGGGTTGATGAGCATAAAGAGAGCGAAGCAAAACTCTTTGAAGCAGAAAACACAAAAAAACTCCGCGTTTCGGAAGAACATAAAAAGGCAATACCAGTAGCTCAGCCATCAACCATTAAAATTAATGTGTCTAACAACAAGCCTAAGAATGCAGTTGAAGTCGCTGGAAAAGCGACCTCGAATTATTTAGTCATCTACCTTCTCGTTGGGTCTCTAATTTTGGCTTTATCCTCTCATTTCATTTATAAACAATATCAACGAAAAGAGTTGGCTAGACAAATTGTTACTTCTGATATCCCACAACTGAATGAAATAGTACATTCACTAAAATATGAATACGCTTCGATTTCTGATGATGTAAGGCCTAGTGTCGTCAATCAATTAGATGAATTAATGAAAGATTGGGGTTCCGATCCAATTAAAGTGTACGAAATCGATACTCTTAATCAATTGACTATTGATTTAACTAAGCTTTACCCAGACTCATCATCCGTCTTACGTTTACGAAACGAATTCACTAATGAGCAACAAAAGCTAAACGCAGATTACATAAAACTTCATAGACGCTTCTCAAACGCGAGAACTGTGTTTGCAAATGCAATTAGAGGAAGTGAAAGTCAGAAAACAGCACAAGCTTACGAATACAGCAACTCCCTTTTCCCGTTGATTGGCCGTATTGAATATGCAGAAAAAGAAAAACAACAAAAAGAGCTGCAGAAATCTCTTCAAATACTCAACGTCTATTTACACAAAATTAAAAACTTAGAGTCTGAGCTTAAAGCTATTAAACCGTAA
- the tssK gene encoding type VI secretion system baseplate subunit TssK: MSLYNPVVWQDGMFMKPQHFQQLDRSQSKLSNMLSSNSSPLHWGVNKIEINTELLALGKIGITRAEGILQDRTPFDLPLLAELPEVRDVDASIADKVVYLCCPLPSERSELFGASGDGARYNMESQEAVDSCYESEDMASIVVGKLNFFLMYDHEDKSAYTSIPILKISEVKPDGSIILDENYIPTCIDIHASTVLSKFVTEFASMLKHRAESIVQRLGVVDQQGVSSVADFMLLQALNRYEPLFWHFASVEGVHPESFYRTLLQAEGELSTLCSASRRPQEFTKYNHRQLTDCLSRALDSAKMTLSVMSEQRAIPLTLREQSYGIRTAAIPDSKIVESTTFILAVKADVPLDILHTQFVSQTKIGSIDNIRDLINLQLPGIEMKPMPVVPRALPYHAGYTYFELDKASDEWSTLNNAAAIAVHIAGDFANLSLQLWAVRL, from the coding sequence ATGTCTTTATATAACCCAGTTGTTTGGCAAGATGGTATGTTCATGAAGCCTCAGCACTTCCAACAGCTAGATAGGTCTCAAAGCAAATTATCTAACATGCTTAGCTCTAACAGCTCTCCTTTACATTGGGGAGTGAACAAAATCGAGATTAACACCGAGCTATTGGCTTTGGGCAAAATCGGGATCACACGTGCAGAAGGTATATTACAAGACCGCACGCCATTTGATTTACCGCTTCTTGCCGAACTTCCCGAAGTAAGAGATGTTGACGCATCTATTGCGGATAAAGTGGTGTACCTGTGTTGTCCATTGCCATCAGAGCGCTCGGAACTGTTTGGCGCAAGCGGCGATGGTGCTCGCTATAACATGGAAAGCCAAGAGGCCGTCGATTCATGTTATGAATCAGAAGACATGGCAAGTATTGTGGTGGGTAAGCTTAACTTTTTCTTGATGTACGATCACGAGGATAAGAGTGCATATACATCCATTCCTATTTTAAAAATTTCGGAAGTCAAGCCAGATGGAAGCATTATTCTGGATGAGAACTATATCCCGACATGCATCGATATACACGCTTCTACAGTTTTGAGTAAGTTCGTGACAGAATTTGCTTCAATGCTAAAACACAGAGCAGAATCGATTGTTCAGCGTTTAGGTGTGGTTGACCAACAGGGAGTATCATCTGTTGCTGATTTTATGTTGTTACAAGCCTTAAATCGTTATGAACCGTTATTCTGGCATTTTGCTAGTGTAGAAGGTGTTCATCCCGAGTCGTTTTATCGAACCCTGTTACAAGCTGAAGGTGAACTGTCTACATTGTGTTCAGCATCTCGTAGACCGCAAGAGTTTACAAAATACAACCACCGCCAATTGACTGATTGTTTATCTCGTGCGCTTGATAGCGCAAAAATGACGCTAAGCGTGATGTCAGAGCAACGAGCAATACCTTTAACATTGAGAGAGCAAAGCTACGGAATTCGAACGGCAGCAATCCCAGATAGTAAGATCGTCGAATCTACGACGTTTATTCTTGCGGTTAAAGCAGACGTGCCACTTGATATTTTACATACACAGTTTGTAAGCCAAACTAAGATTGGTTCGATCGACAACATTCGCGATTTGATCAACTTACAACTGCCAGGCATAGAAATGAAACCAATGCCAGTGGTACCTCGAGCGTTACCTTACCATGCAGGTTACACCTATTTTGAATTGGATAAAGCGAGCGATGAATGGAGTACATTGAATAACGCAGCGGCCATCGCTGTCCATATTGCTGGTGACTTCGCGAACTTATCACTACAACTTTGGGCTGTGCGTTTATGA
- the icmH gene encoding type IVB secretion system protein IcmH/DotU, producing MSYVENDVTVVLFQPEPGKPMEVMPAPDLSRNIAVRDLNIESMGVNPLVDQFTWLIASLSCMSSIPWLDDPSSFREQIAREIRKGERKLNEMELDRASILVIRYCLCAAIDESVCRQEWGANSHWSTNSLLSEFHNETSGGDKFFTILERLKADPRKYRHVIEFLYLLLQLGFKGKYGREDRGNEKLSEIGSTIYRLVRDERLAEQEKVTLVNLKAKYLKKPLKRVVSPKLILGVSTAIFGVMYVVTYLVIDLKFQQLLDVYQ from the coding sequence ATGAGTTACGTCGAAAACGATGTCACCGTAGTACTGTTCCAACCAGAACCAGGTAAACCAATGGAGGTGATGCCTGCACCTGATTTATCTAGGAATATTGCGGTAAGAGACCTAAATATAGAGAGCATGGGGGTTAACCCATTGGTCGATCAATTTACCTGGTTAATCGCCAGTCTCTCATGTATGTCTTCTATCCCTTGGTTGGACGACCCTAGCTCTTTCAGAGAACAAATCGCACGAGAAATTCGCAAAGGCGAACGAAAGCTCAATGAAATGGAGTTGGATCGGGCATCAATATTGGTCATTCGCTATTGCTTATGTGCTGCAATAGATGAATCTGTGTGTAGGCAAGAGTGGGGTGCTAATAGCCACTGGAGTACCAATAGCTTATTGTCTGAGTTCCATAACGAAACATCTGGTGGCGATAAATTCTTCACTATTTTAGAGCGTTTGAAAGCTGACCCACGAAAATATAGACACGTCATCGAATTCCTTTATCTATTACTTCAACTTGGGTTCAAAGGAAAATATGGTCGAGAAGACCGTGGTAACGAAAAGCTTTCAGAGATAGGAAGCACCATCTATCGTCTAGTCCGAGATGAACGTTTAGCCGAGCAGGAAAAAGTAACGTTAGTTAATTTAAAGGCGAAGTACTTAAAAAAACCGCTTAAACGTGTTGTTTCACCTAAGCTAATTCTTGGTGTTAGTACTGCCATTTTTGGCGTTATGTATGTCGTGACCTACTTGGTTATTGACCTGAAATTTCAGCAGCTTCTAGATGTATATCAGTAG
- the tssJ gene encoding type VI secretion system lipoprotein TssJ, translating into MHKLIAPIILFLLSGCSMWEQFKESSGITPETSSIELVIEASEHLNIREQGQSSPVILRIHELTSPVMFRSLDFFALFENDKASLGDEYIKRYEYQLQPGDKLHELLELDPTTRALGFSVAFRDINGSSWRKVEVIEEQSEYFLRLKVEGSELSSNNTRGIEQTYF; encoded by the coding sequence ATGCATAAACTAATAGCTCCTATTATCTTGTTCCTTTTATCAGGTTGTTCAATGTGGGAACAGTTCAAAGAATCTTCTGGAATAACGCCGGAAACTTCTTCGATTGAACTAGTTATTGAAGCGTCAGAACACCTAAATATACGCGAACAAGGGCAATCATCGCCAGTCATTTTGAGAATTCACGAATTAACGTCTCCCGTTATGTTCCGTAGTTTGGACTTCTTTGCTCTATTCGAAAATGATAAGGCCTCCTTGGGCGATGAGTACATCAAACGGTACGAATATCAGCTGCAACCCGGTGATAAGCTGCATGAATTGTTAGAGCTAGACCCAACAACTAGAGCGCTAGGTTTTTCTGTCGCATTTAGAGATATTAATGGTTCATCTTGGCGTAAGGTCGAAGTGATCGAAGAGCAAAGTGAGTACTTCCTAAGATTAAAAGTAGAGGGTAGCGAATTATCTTCGAACAATACTCGCGGTATTGAACAGACGTATTTTTAA
- the tssM gene encoding type VI secretion system membrane subunit TssM — MLKHKLMRNPVVISTVVFLFLAATIAATYILWLDITDKFYLWVALGAVTLIYSLFQVTLWLKKKNNTKALKLETEEEALAMVMRPLLCRSNKKPIYLMIGNKHAGRTQFLLNSSAIKPMDQTRTAKNDFFEWYESDSAVYIKPAQRLLFQEVSSNDSALWNAFVDEVITHKPRKPFSGCLFFIDFEFLIISESEQIDYTLTALNHRLESVSDKTSSAIPLYLMMSKLDKLEGFKEYIHFSSLKTSVEFLSIPLKEAKGVFVEYYHDSFRNLVKVMESNALDSSSHSHDVNEKQAILAFPKQFELCQTEIASVIERLSELNTGSYSLDIREVFFISNIQGGRKYNLLAKSCSNYFNLPIIASEHTQLTETPYFTRFLMDSQILPESDFAGENKTYLRMIQRQSRFAVAVSVVLLASGAYLFSTTLNSNLRVINQLIGIDDSQSLDQRDKSFESSLENAIQLIQPSYQAWLSGSHALDSELLNLNVSRLDESTKIAYNALITQIRTHLMPAIEQGYRLQLTHDQDNVNNALPLLKGYLMLNDPSKRETKFLRQQTMSTLEKLSTQPETIASVMKYLDAYLRTNFEPVSINMNIVRATRRSLLSHSNVDLVYASLLQQAGDIDLGTLNLQRAVGFDFNNVFNDNLDPARLEIDKVYTSTGFSTFYRPRVDLMSQQVITDNWVLGLSNHVIPTDKEQESFKRLVRKKYTDDYISYWRNALSELKVKRYNNVGELTNAIDLISGPSSPMTTILKQVYTNTQFSPIGQQSLLMAKVNPKLASAAKAAPGLVEEMVQPDYLLMKRVEQAFHILNQLQINETPNSPTPWDETITALSRVRTYMKDIADAPDPQMAALSAAQHRMGSTEADPIIRLKQIAQKSPEPVRSWLLDVVNQSWSVMISESSKGIQTLWYSEVYSKFKELGLGKYPFDLSATEEISIDDFELLFAPGGLLDAFIVKNFAPFYDTNLWTPKQVEGETMPLSPELLVQLRNYNVIRDTLINKSTNRLYLPFSAKVLDLDSSAIRASLKIADSNINYYHGPSRIRELEWPPQNGDFNISITIQDVTDEGKQHVLNKNGQWAIYRLFGDSTLTNTHNGSFVSDIKVSGRDLSLRITPLTQRNPFTLAELYNFTLPEAI; from the coding sequence ATGTTAAAACACAAACTAATGAGAAACCCTGTTGTTATATCAACGGTGGTTTTTCTCTTTCTTGCAGCTACGATCGCTGCTACTTATATCCTTTGGCTAGATATAACAGACAAGTTTTACCTTTGGGTTGCTTTAGGCGCTGTCACACTTATCTATTCGTTGTTTCAGGTGACACTGTGGCTTAAGAAAAAAAACAACACTAAAGCGTTAAAACTTGAAACAGAGGAAGAAGCTCTAGCTATGGTAATGCGCCCTCTTCTTTGTCGTTCAAATAAAAAGCCAATATATTTGATGATTGGCAATAAACATGCGGGTCGAACTCAGTTCCTACTCAACTCTAGTGCAATCAAACCGATGGATCAAACTCGTACCGCAAAGAATGATTTTTTCGAATGGTATGAATCTGACTCTGCTGTATATATCAAACCGGCTCAACGACTGTTATTTCAAGAAGTATCAAGTAATGACAGCGCTTTATGGAATGCGTTTGTAGATGAAGTCATTACACATAAACCAAGAAAGCCATTTTCTGGTTGTCTATTCTTTATTGATTTTGAATTTCTAATTATCTCTGAATCGGAACAAATAGATTACACATTAACAGCTCTTAACCATCGATTAGAATCAGTAAGTGACAAAACATCATCAGCAATCCCTCTTTATCTAATGATGTCTAAGCTCGATAAACTAGAAGGTTTTAAGGAGTACATTCACTTTAGCTCCCTAAAAACATCGGTCGAGTTTCTATCAATCCCATTGAAGGAAGCTAAAGGAGTATTCGTTGAATACTATCACGACAGTTTTCGAAATTTAGTCAAAGTGATGGAGAGTAATGCACTGGATTCATCTTCCCACTCTCACGACGTAAATGAAAAGCAAGCTATATTAGCTTTCCCTAAACAGTTTGAGTTATGTCAAACTGAGATCGCATCAGTAATAGAGCGACTCTCAGAACTGAATACTGGGTCCTATTCACTTGATATCCGCGAAGTGTTTTTTATATCGAATATCCAAGGTGGCAGAAAATACAACCTATTGGCAAAGAGCTGTAGTAACTACTTCAATTTGCCGATCATTGCTTCAGAACATACACAGCTAACTGAAACGCCCTATTTCACTCGCTTCTTGATGGACTCTCAAATCCTCCCAGAATCGGACTTTGCAGGCGAAAACAAAACTTATCTTAGAATGATCCAGCGACAAAGTCGCTTTGCTGTTGCTGTTTCTGTCGTTTTGCTTGCAAGTGGTGCTTACCTCTTTTCAACGACTTTAAATAGCAATTTAAGAGTGATTAACCAACTCATTGGGATTGACGACTCACAATCTCTAGATCAAAGAGATAAATCTTTTGAAAGCTCACTTGAAAATGCAATCCAACTCATACAACCATCTTATCAAGCATGGCTTAGTGGATCACATGCGTTAGATAGTGAACTTTTAAACCTAAACGTTAGCCGTCTCGATGAAAGCACAAAAATCGCTTACAACGCCCTGATCACGCAAATTAGAACGCACCTAATGCCGGCAATTGAACAGGGATATCGTTTACAGCTAACACATGACCAAGACAACGTTAACAATGCACTGCCTTTGCTCAAAGGCTACTTAATGTTAAATGACCCAAGCAAGCGAGAGACAAAATTTCTACGTCAACAAACGATGTCAACACTAGAAAAGCTAAGCACTCAACCAGAAACGATTGCAAGCGTAATGAAGTATTTAGACGCCTATCTCCGCACGAATTTTGAGCCAGTATCAATAAACATGAATATTGTTCGCGCGACAAGACGATCGTTGCTTTCTCATTCAAACGTAGATTTGGTTTATGCTAGCTTATTACAACAAGCTGGTGATATCGATTTAGGCACTTTGAACCTACAACGAGCGGTTGGTTTTGACTTCAACAATGTTTTCAACGATAACTTAGATCCTGCACGGTTAGAGATCGATAAAGTTTATACGTCAACAGGTTTCAGTACTTTTTATCGCCCTCGCGTCGATTTAATGTCTCAACAGGTTATCACTGATAATTGGGTTCTTGGCCTATCAAACCACGTAATTCCTACTGACAAAGAGCAAGAAAGCTTCAAGAGACTAGTAAGGAAGAAATATACCGATGATTACATTAGTTATTGGCGAAATGCTTTGAGCGAGTTGAAAGTAAAACGTTACAACAATGTAGGGGAATTGACTAACGCTATTGATCTAATTTCCGGGCCATCTTCCCCAATGACAACCATTTTAAAACAAGTTTATACAAACACACAATTTTCACCTATAGGCCAACAAAGTCTGTTGATGGCCAAGGTTAACCCAAAACTTGCCAGTGCGGCAAAAGCGGCTCCGGGTCTCGTTGAAGAAATGGTACAACCCGATTACTTATTAATGAAAAGGGTTGAACAGGCATTTCATATCCTGAATCAGCTGCAGATCAATGAAACTCCAAATTCTCCCACTCCATGGGATGAGACGATAACCGCACTGAGTCGAGTTCGTACTTATATGAAGGATATTGCCGACGCACCAGATCCTCAAATGGCCGCGCTGTCAGCAGCGCAACATAGAATGGGGAGTACTGAGGCAGATCCTATTATTCGTTTAAAACAGATCGCTCAAAAATCTCCCGAGCCAGTAAGAAGTTGGCTTTTAGACGTAGTTAACCAGAGCTGGTCCGTGATGATTTCTGAATCATCAAAAGGAATACAAACTCTTTGGTATAGTGAAGTATATAGCAAGTTCAAAGAATTAGGCTTAGGGAAATACCCTTTCGATTTAAGTGCAACTGAAGAAATTTCAATCGATGACTTTGAACTTTTATTTGCACCAGGGGGGTTACTAGATGCATTCATCGTCAAAAACTTCGCACCTTTTTACGACACAAACCTATGGACACCAAAGCAAGTAGAAGGTGAAACGATGCCGCTCTCACCTGAGTTACTCGTTCAGCTTAGAAATTATAATGTAATTAGAGATACGCTAATCAATAAAAGCACAAACCGACTGTATCTTCCTTTTAGCGCAAAAGTACTTGACCTGGACTCTAGTGCCATCAGAGCAAGCTTGAAGATAGCAGACTCAAATATCAATTATTACCATGGCCCTAGCAGAATTCGAGAACTTGAATGGCCTCCTCAAAATGGAGACTTCAATATAAGCATCACAATACAAGACGTAACAGACGAGGGGAAACAACACGTACTGAATAAAAATGGTCAATGGGCTATCTATAGGTTATTTGGAGACTCTACGTTGACAAATACCCACAACGGCAGCTTCGTGAGTGATATAAAAGTATCGGGCAGAGACCTAAGCTTACGAATTACTCCTTTAACTCAGAGAAATCCGTTTACGTTAGCGGAACTATATAACTTCACTCTACCTGAAGCCATATAG
- a CDS encoding Lrp/AsnC family transcriptional regulator — MMSNISLQGLDKLDRKILSNLLSNGRESIANLSRNIGLSRTAVAERINRLEKTGIIKGYTAQVRVENDGRKAASYLLISCEKGKKNDVSDALKELPEVRLTSIVGGTYDIISLIEAPDLQSIHHLCNEIESFHGIRSLNTTVVLHQPISR; from the coding sequence ATGATGTCAAACATTAGTTTACAAGGCTTAGACAAACTAGATCGCAAAATTCTTTCGAATCTACTCTCAAATGGACGCGAATCGATTGCTAATTTATCTCGAAATATAGGCTTATCACGCACAGCTGTCGCTGAGCGTATCAACAGACTTGAAAAAACTGGTATTATCAAGGGATATACGGCGCAAGTCAGAGTAGAAAACGACGGAAGAAAGGCAGCGAGTTACCTCCTAATTTCTTGCGAGAAAGGTAAAAAGAATGATGTCAGTGATGCACTAAAAGAATTACCTGAAGTTAGGCTGACCAGTATCGTTGGTGGTACATATGACATTATATCTTTGATTGAAGCCCCCGACTTACAATCAATACACCATTTATGCAACGAGATAGAGTCTTTTCATGGTATCCGCTCTCTTAATACCACCGTTGTCTTACACCAACCAATTAGTCGTTAA
- a CDS encoding FHA domain-containing protein: protein MRINQLILVISKCPEEYVGAKSIEMPEEGGSLGREAGCTVTLTDHNRFISGTHCLLSIYGDTYYISDVSTNGTLVNGNKILKNQPVSLCDGDRVSLGQYEVSISLELITTSYDIASEIAPERDSTDPLMNLEKSVVEEDVEPGALEDLFMETKPDDVDSHDPVEHLKFSMQRDDDYLVRDESNDKNLASTSTEPQRQIVDDSLSIHSEFDLPNLIPEDWMGLDEEASATLHAHNLNNEEEIPGYVQPIHDDDLNGNPESAIERSSVPKHTSIPVQSVVSTRSSANVQSHKWEEVTQEFVPHVETQELSSESESRSQNNIALSEASSENITHAFFEGLGADIETDSNHDALFFKQMGACLRLCIDNLYKKLQGVEELTDENSFTKNELSLTTLMLTLNNQNLLAPNELIEQILDELDEHDALYLKTVNDLVFDQLKVNDPQKFEDVLSQETRFLSKSKLWQKYGEHYDQNTRQLHESTFKALIKERYNKVAKTNHA, encoded by the coding sequence ATGAGAATAAATCAACTGATTTTGGTGATCTCGAAGTGCCCTGAAGAGTACGTTGGTGCTAAGAGTATAGAGATGCCTGAAGAAGGAGGCTCTTTAGGACGAGAAGCTGGCTGTACCGTAACATTAACGGATCACAACCGATTTATATCTGGTACGCATTGTTTATTGAGTATATATGGAGACACCTATTACATTAGTGATGTCAGTACAAATGGCACGTTGGTGAATGGTAATAAGATCCTAAAGAATCAACCTGTCTCATTGTGTGATGGTGATAGGGTATCCCTTGGTCAGTATGAAGTTAGTATATCGCTAGAATTGATCACAACATCATACGATATTGCCTCTGAAATCGCCCCAGAAAGAGATTCCACCGATCCACTAATGAATTTGGAAAAGTCAGTTGTTGAAGAGGATGTTGAACCTGGCGCACTTGAAGACCTTTTTATGGAAACAAAACCTGACGACGTAGACAGTCATGATCCCGTTGAGCATTTAAAATTTTCGATGCAAAGAGACGACGATTATCTTGTTAGGGATGAAAGCAATGATAAAAACCTTGCGAGTACATCGACAGAACCTCAAAGGCAAATTGTTGATGATAGCTTAAGTATTCACTCTGAATTTGACCTACCTAATTTGATTCCTGAAGATTGGATGGGATTAGATGAAGAGGCCTCGGCTACTCTTCATGCACATAATCTTAATAACGAGGAAGAAATACCGGGTTACGTACAACCTATTCATGATGACGATTTAAACGGCAACCCTGAAAGCGCTATTGAACGTTCTTCTGTTCCCAAGCATACGTCGATTCCAGTGCAATCTGTTGTTAGTACCCGAAGTTCTGCGAATGTACAAAGTCATAAATGGGAGGAGGTGACACAAGAGTTTGTCCCACATGTTGAGACTCAAGAGCTGTCTTCGGAAAGCGAAAGTAGATCTCAGAACAATATCGCTCTGAGTGAGGCTTCATCTGAGAACATAACACATGCATTCTTCGAAGGGCTCGGTGCAGATATAGAAACTGATTCAAATCATGACGCTCTATTTTTTAAGCAAATGGGCGCGTGTTTACGATTGTGTATCGATAATTTGTACAAAAAATTACAGGGTGTTGAAGAACTTACAGACGAAAACTCGTTTACTAAGAATGAGCTTAGCTTAACCACGTTAATGCTAACCCTAAACAATCAAAACCTGTTAGCTCCAAATGAGCTCATTGAACAGATTTTGGATGAGCTTGATGAACATGACGCTTTGTATTTAAAAACAGTTAACGACCTTGTGTTCGATCAGTTAAAAGTGAACGACCCCCAAAAATTTGAAGATGTATTAAGCCAAGAAACCCGTTTTCTAAGTAAATCAAAGTTATGGCAAAAGTACGGAGAACATTATGACCAGAATACTCGTCAACTCCATGAATCGACATTCAAAGCGTTGATTAAAGAACGATACAATAAGGTTGCAAAAACGAATCATGCATAA
- the tssG gene encoding type VI secretion system baseplate subunit TssG produces the protein MIDVLANKTNEFSFFQAVLLLEKHYQLLPGSEFVAVGENKYFRQERIAFSVSPNLCFPKSDMEFISHMERADEQYSRIETNFLGLHGSSSPLPANYTEKLVGRDIDDNPVKDFFDFFHNRYTSLIYRVWKKYRYHVQYQSGAADKFSGRILHLAGLSNVIQESEAIGLDRAKILSYVNQLSTRTRSPKLISGIVAHYFSLPSVRIEEWIFRRVNIAECQRNQLNRMNCTLGSNLHLGKSIPDLNGKFNLCIDNIDFETYRKFSYGEELHTTLVGLMRFILRDPMSWDLRLTVDIGSIPKNQLGQGNGASLGQTLWLGQASEKDAKIRVIGGV, from the coding sequence ATGATTGATGTATTAGCAAACAAAACCAATGAGTTTAGCTTCTTTCAAGCTGTGCTGTTATTGGAGAAGCATTATCAACTTTTGCCGGGCAGTGAATTTGTAGCGGTTGGCGAAAATAAGTACTTTCGTCAAGAGAGGATTGCGTTCAGCGTTTCACCAAATCTATGTTTCCCTAAAAGTGACATGGAATTTATCAGTCACATGGAAAGAGCTGATGAGCAATATTCTAGAATCGAAACTAATTTTTTGGGTTTGCACGGCTCTAGTTCTCCTTTACCTGCTAATTACACCGAAAAGTTAGTTGGTAGAGATATTGATGATAATCCGGTCAAAGATTTTTTTGATTTCTTCCATAATCGATATACCAGCTTAATTTATCGTGTTTGGAAAAAGTATCGTTATCATGTTCAGTATCAAAGTGGTGCAGCGGACAAGTTCTCTGGACGAATATTGCACCTAGCTGGCTTGTCTAATGTTATTCAAGAGTCAGAAGCGATAGGACTAGATCGTGCAAAGATTTTGTCTTACGTTAATCAACTGTCTACTAGAACACGATCGCCTAAACTGATTTCTGGTATTGTGGCGCATTACTTTTCATTACCAAGTGTCCGAATTGAAGAGTGGATATTTCGGAGAGTGAATATTGCCGAATGTCAAAGAAATCAATTAAATAGAATGAATTGTACTTTAGGTTCAAATCTACATTTAGGTAAGAGTATCCCAGACCTTAACGGGAAATTTAACCTCTGCATCGACAATATCGACTTTGAGACGTACCGTAAGTTTTCCTACGGGGAAGAGCTTCATACCACCCTAGTTGGCTTGATGCGCTTTATTCTCCGTGACCCAATGTCTTGGGATCTAAGGCTTACTGTTGATATAGGTTCGATCCCTAAGAATCAGCTTGGCCAAGGAAATGGAGCTAGCCTTGGTCAGACCTTATGGTTAGGTCAAGCAAGTGAAAAAGATGCCAAGATTAGGGTGATTGGAGGCGTATGA